A DNA window from Anastrepha ludens isolate Willacy chromosome 6, idAnaLude1.1, whole genome shotgun sequence contains the following coding sequences:
- the LOC128866668 gene encoding nucleolar GTP-binding protein 1, producing MSLYNFKKIMVVPPAKDFIDIMLSKTQRKTPTVVHKGYKISRIRAFYTRKVKFTQQNFHDRLSQIIQDFPKLDDVHPFYADLMNVLYDKDHYKLALGQLNTARHLIDNVAKDYVRLLKYGDSLYRCKQLKKAALGRMATILKKQASNLTYLEQVRQHLSRLPTIDPYSRTILICGFPNVGKSSFINKITRADVEVQPYAFTTKSLYVGHTDYKYLRWQVIDTPGILDHPLEERNVIEMQAITALAHLRACVLYFMDISEQCGHSLEEQVKLFESIKPLFTNKPLILAINKIDILGLEDLSEERRAIITQLQEDKSVPVMFTSTVSEEGVMEVKMEACERLLSFRVDQKMRTKKVDNILNRLHVAMPTPRDEKERAPCIPEQVLARLEKNAEKAERKRKLEKEIEDEMGDDYILDLQKNYAEIPEEERYDVIPEIWDGHNIADYIDPDIFSKLEELEREEGMREEGGIYNQPDMTMDETLKEIREMAKQIRGKRFQLRDDRRLASKKNKPAIPRHKQPKVRDRSVAKLRETMENLGVDMSGTENANFTKSVVDLRRSLVPVGTKELKKPLLDKESSAIVKKTGQPLKRAPSRDTMGIKNVAMKKKAQLMAKRDIAKKVTRLGLKGEADRFIGTKMPKHLYSGKRGTGKTDRR from the exons ATGAGcttgtataattttaaaaagattATGGTGGTTCCGCCAGCAAAG GACTTCATCGATATTATGCTTTCGAAGACACAACGGAAAACACCAACAGTTGTACACAAGGGTTATAAGATTTCACGTATTCGTGCTTTCTACACACGTAAAGTCAAATTCACGCAACAGAATTTCCACGACCGTCTGTCTCAGATAATACAGGACTTTCCGAAGCTGGATGACGTCCATCCCTTTTATGCTGATCTGATGAATGTGCTGTACGACAAAGATCATTACAAATTGGCCTTGGGTCAGCTAAATACTGCTAGACATCTGATTGACaa CGTCGCAAAAGATTATGTGCGTCTGTTGAAATATGGTGATTCGCTCTATCGTTGCAAACAACTTAAGAAGGCAGCGCTTGGCCGTATGGCCACTATCTTGAAAAAGCAAGCTAGCAATTTAACATATTTGGAACAAGTGCGACAACATTTATCACGTTTACCCACCATTGATCCTTATTCGCGTACGATTCTCATCTGCGGCTTTCCCAATGTGGGTAAGTCTTCGTTCATCAACAAAATCACACGTGCGGACGTAGAAGTGCAGCCATACGCGTTTACCACAAAATCGCTGTATGTGGGACACACAGATTATAAGTATTTGCGTTGGCAG gtTATCGATACTCCCGGCATACTGGACCATCCTTTGGAGGAACGAAATGTCATAGAAATGCAAGCCATTACTGCCTTAGCCCACTTGCGTGCTTGTGTGCTTTATTTTATGGATATCTCTGAGCAGTGTGGTCATTCCCTAGAAGAGCAAGTCAAGTTATTCGAAAGCATCAAACCTCTGTTCACAAATAAGCCATTGATTTTAGCCATCAATAAAATCGATATTCTTGGCCTAGAAGACTTGTCTGAAGAACGCCGTGCGATCATCACCCAATTACAAGAGGATAAAAGTGTGCCGGTGATGTTCACCTCCACTGTGAGCGAGGAGGGAGTAATGGAAGTAAAAATGGAGGCCTGCGAGCGTCTGCTCTCATTCCGGGTGGATCAAAAGATGCGCACAAAGAAAGTGGACAACATTCTAAATCGCCTTCATGTGGCAATGCCCACACCTCGTGATGAAAAGGAACGTGCACCTTGCATACCCGAACAAGTGCTGGCACGTCTCGAGAAGAATGCTGAAAAAGCAGAACGTAAACGTAAACTCGAGAAAGAAATCGAAGACGAAATGGGCGATGACTATATTTTGGATCTGCAGAAGAACTATGCCGAAATACCTGAAGAAGAACGCTACGATGTTATACCCGAAATTTGGGATGGCCATAATATTGCCGATTACATTGACCCCGATATTTTCTCGAAATTGGAAGAACTTGAACGTGAAGAGGGTATGCGTGAAGAAGGCGGTATTTACAATCAACCTGATATGACAATGGATGAAACGCTGAAGGAAATTCGAGAAATGGCCAAACAAATACGCGGCAAACGCTTCCAGTTACGGGACGATCGTCGTTTGGCTTCGAAAAAGAACAAACCAGCGATTCCACGTCACAAGCAGCCCAAGGTGCGTGATCGTTCGGTGGCTAAACTGCGCGAAACCATGGAAAATCTCGGTGTCGATATGTCTGGCACAGAAAACGCCAACTTCACAAAATCTGTTGTGGATCTCCGACGTAGTCTGGTGCCTGTTGGCACAAAGGAGTTGAAGAAACCATTGCTGGATAAAGAATCATCGGCGATAGTAAAGAAGACAGGCCAACCATTGAAACGTGCACCATCGCGTGATACAATGGGCATCAAGAATGTGGCGATGAAGAAGAAGGCGCAACTCATGGCGAAACGAGACATTGCAAAGAAGGTGACACGTCTGGGATTAAAGGGCGAAGCTGATCGTTTCATCGGCACCAAGATGCCCAAGCATTTGTACTCTGGCAAACGCGGTACGGGTAAAACAGACAGACGTTAA
- the LOC128867941 gene encoding dynein axonemal light chain 1, whose amino-acid sequence MSKATTIKEALKRWEEREQQSAVEAKVIELQFQWPPIEKMDNTLSTLVNCERLSLCTNMVEKIFGLNGMKNLRVLSLSRNYIKNVSGLEAVADTLIELWLSYNLIEKLKGLSALKALKVLYISNNVIKDWSEINRLQELEALEDLVVVGNPISEGMDEATYRAECIKRLPTIRKLDGEPVVMNEEPTL is encoded by the exons atgtcAAAAGCCACAACAATCAAAGAAGCCTTGAAACGTTGGGAAGAACGTGAACAGCAAAGCGCCGTGGAGGCCAAAGTAATCGAATTGCAATTCCAATGGCCGCCAATCGAGAAAATGGACAACACGCTCAGCACACTGGTTAATTGCGA acGCCTCAGCCTGTGCACAAATATGGTAGAGAAGATTTTCGGTCTGAATGGCATGAAAAATTTACGTGTGTTGTCCTTGTCAcggaattatattaaaaatgtatcgGGTTTG GAAGCTGTCGCTGATACACTCATCGAATTATGGCTCAGCTATAATTTGATCGAGAAACTGAAGGGTCTCTCCGCTTTGAAAGCTCTAAAAGTGCTTTATATAAGCAATAATGTGATCAAGGATTGGAGTGAGATTAATCGCCTACAAGAATTGGAAGCACTTGAGGATCTTGTGGTGGTAGGTAATCCCATATCCGAAGGCATGGATGAAGCCACATATCGGGCGGAGTGTATCAAACGTTTGCCAACGATTCGAAAATTGGATGGCGAACCAGTGGTGATGAATGAGGAACCAACATTATAA
- the LOC128866669 gene encoding odorant receptor 85b-like translates to MNGVQQKSNFVRFTAGPVKYFKIIGICLQPPETLRIKCSRFITVASIFLMLAHQIGYLLTPGRTFAEQSAAVALMNYTTVSFGKILFLIYNRHLLLKSHGQLKAIHPSVELERQYKLEHHLLFYARVEILLYRFFKYILIIYLVYPIVQSFYDLWSTGVYTYLMPALYWYPVRVEESLLVYLFYVSFQSFSSYCAGTIILSADLCLFSSVSQLLLHLELIAQRILELQPAESDSLGALKVIIEYHQRIFMLAHDVNAIFAASIIFSLTSSSFILCFSAYQLLGDVSFIFALKVLLLLCYEMKQVVITCYYGDRLMESSLNLFNVVYAHNWPDGSPAYKRLVLIMMIRTYRPIFLNVAGIADVTLITLKQVLSASYQIFAVLKTA, encoded by the exons ATGAACGGCGTAcagcaaaaatcaaatttcgtACGCTTCACTGCCGGCCcagttaaatatttcaaaataatcggCATTTGCCTACAGCCACCGGAAACGCTGCGCATCAAGTGCTCACGCTTCATAACAGTGGCTTCTATTTTTCTAATGCTGGCACATCAGATTGGTTATTTGCTAACGCCGGGTCGTACTTTCGCCGAACAATCCGCCGCTGTTGCACTGATGAACTACACAACTGTTAGTTTCGGAAAGATACTTTTTCTAATCTACAATCGTCACTTGCTACTGAAAAGCCACGGCCAATTGAAAGCTATACACCCTAGCGTGGAGCTGGAGCGTCAATATAAATTGGAGCATCACTTACTTTTTTATGCGCGCGTGGAGATTCTACTTTacagatttttcaaatatatattaattatatatttggtttATCCTATAGTGCAATCATTCTACGATCTGTGGTCTACCGGTGTATATACGTACCTAATGCCAGCGCTTTACTGGTATCCAGTACGGGTGGAGGAATCGctgcttgtttatttattctatgtgtCATTTCAGTCTTTTTCAAGCTATTGTGCAGGCACGATTATATTAAGCGCCGATTTATGCCTATTTAGTTCGGTTTCACAGCTGTTGTTGCATCTGGAATTAATAGCGCAACGTATACTTGAACTACAACCAGCTGAAAGCGACAGCCTTGGAGCACTAAAAGTGATCATTGAGTATCATCAAAGAATTTTTAT GCTCGCCCATGATGTGAATGCCATATTTGCCGCATCCATCATCTTCAGTTTGACCTCTTCATCGTTTATCCTGTGCTTTAGCGCCTACCAACTCTTGGGAGATGTATCATTCATTTTCGCCTTGAAAGTGTTACTTTTGCTTTGTTATGAAATGAAGCAAGTCGTTATCACTTGCTACTACGGCGACAGACTTATGGAGAGT agtttGAACTTATTTAATGTTGTTTATGCGCACAATTGGCCCGATGGCTCACCGGCATACAAGCGACTCGtgttgataatgatgattcgcACTTACCGgcccatttttttgaatgtcgcTGGCATAGCAGACGTCACTCTGATTACACTAAAACAG GTTTTAAGTGCCTCTTATCAAATATTCGCAGTTCTTAAAACAGCGTAg
- the LOC128866670 gene encoding uncharacterized protein LOC128866670, which produces MSSAQVFQFLFLIIILTSSSSASCSRDSHLDNLKFSLVRTCQRSEMSAIAYKNTATLEDCVRATIGVRGLALNFGTRARSKQNLKGSKVFEILLTEQQLQQITRPNDGRYDENHQSVWQQPQAYFNCHMLACPENNTLRSLVNDRRYDYYSLYGELVASHNYSCIPQVGLFQLQVLPTNFLNATKFCRNITGVAGIATLAHVASAARTDAFAELLSTYNEHARQMRGRQYTLAYVGLHFNRSYTTQSIEYINMDDEPLRCFQFVAWAPGHPRTSANFANISCIAVTKERTWMTVDCERELPFICEIYTSRSDLNETAITAGACASNTYTYSTLLNTF; this is translated from the exons ATGTCGTCAGCTCAAGTGTTCCAGTTTTTGTTTCTGATCATAATATTAACTTCGTCCAGTAGTGCTTCATGTTCGCGTGATTCACATTTAGATAATCTAAAATTTAGCCTTGTACGCACCTGCCAACGCTCTGAAATGTCTGCAATCGCTTATAAAAACACGGCCACTCTAGAGGATTGTGTGCGCGCAACAATAGGGGTGCGAGGTTTAGCTTTGAATTTTGGCACAAGAGCGAGAAGCAAGCAGAATTTGAAGGGTAGTAAAGTGTTTGAAATACTACTCACCGAGCAACAGCTGCAACAAA TTACACGCCCGAATGATGGTCGCTACGACGAAAACCATCAGAGCGTGTGGCAGCAACCGCAAGCGTATTTTAATTGTCACATGCTCGCGTGTCCAGAGAACAATACATTGCGCAGTTTGGTGAATGACAGACGTTACGACTATTATAGTTTGTACGGCGAGTTAGTTG cGTCTCACAACTATTCCTGTATACCTCAAGTGGGCCTATTTCAACTGCAGGTATTACCAACGAATTTTCTTAATGCTACAAAATTTTGCCGGAATATTACAGGCGTTGCTGGTATAGCCACATTGGCACATGTTGCCTCGGCAGCTCGCACTGATGCCTTCGCCGAGCTCTTGAGCACCTACAATGAACATGCTCGACAAATGCGTGGGCGACAATACACTTTGGCTTATGTGGGTCTGCATTTCAATCGCTCCTATACCACCCAGTCTATTGAGTATATTAATATGGACGATGAGCCACTGCGTTGTTTTCAATTTGTAGCCTGGGCGCCGGGACATCCGCGTACTAG CGCGAATTTTGCAAATATAAGTTGCATTGCTGTAACCAAAGAGCGCACGTGGATGACGGTGGACTGTGAGCGAGAGCTTCCTTTTATTTGTGAGATATACACATCGCGGAGTGACTTAAATGAAACTGCAATCACTGCAGGGGCATGTGCATCCAACACCTATACATATAGTACACTACTTAAcactttttaa